A genomic stretch from Triplophysa dalaica isolate WHDGS20190420 chromosome 4, ASM1584641v1, whole genome shotgun sequence includes:
- the LOC130419797 gene encoding uncharacterized protein LOC130419797: MPAQISHCRDCKSASIVEVPHRIDQYHHSNWTAFQTFKTFKCLYACDVQSFAVHYRGTSQVPSKRGCRLSTRSMRTEEMAEKFYNQAKEILEANHLSETPAPGGSQKRKQKRLDDYVVESTTGTRAYVSTLDKIRNHIFYPCLDRMVSELEGRFCGVGAELMKGIKACHPAANDFLCEESLELIAKHYNMKVSKEEVAVARQFLIKRRDEGVISDMASVYKLLDPDMFPSLRSVFQAALTIPVSSCSCERSFSALRRLHTWLRRTMGQQRLNYLAVMSIERGLVCVTDHNSVMNRFAMLKPRKYPLMIPSKTSEKASDERKTTAGDEKD, from the coding sequence ATGCCAGCTCAAATCAGTCACTGCCGTGATTGCAAATCTGCCAGCATTGTTGAAGTCCCTCACAGAATTGACCAGTACCACCACAGCAATTGGACTGCTTTCCAAACTTTCAAGACTTTCAAATGTCTATATGCTTGTGATGTTCAAAGCTTTGCTGTCCACTACAGAGGGACTTCACAAGTACCTTCAAAAAGAGGATGTAGACTTAGCACAAGGTCCATGCGGACAGAGGAAATGGCAGAGAAATTCTATAATCAGGCCAAAGAAATTCTTGAGGCCAACCATCTGTCAGAGACCCCAGCTCCAGGAGGTTCTCAAAAACGCAAGCAGAAGCGATTAGATGACTATGTGGTAGAGTCCACCACTGGCACAAGGGCTTATGTGAGCACTTTGGATAAGATAAGAAATCACATATTTTACCCATGCCTTGACAGAATGGTGAGTGAGCTGGAGGGGAGATTTTGTGGTGTTGGTGCAGAGCTAATGAAAGGCATCAAAGCTTGCCATCCAGCAGCAAATGACTTCCTGTGTGAAGAATCATTAGAGCTGATTGCCAAACATTATAACATGAAGGTCAGTAAAGAAGAGGTTGCAGTGGCTAGACAGTTCCTGATCAAAAGAAGAGATGAAGGTGTCATTTCAGATATGGCAAGTGTATACAAGCTCCTTGACCCTGACATGTTCCCAAGCCTGAGATCAGTCTTTCAAGCAGCACTAACGATTCCTGTCAGCAGCTGCAGTTGCGAAAGATCATTCAGTGCTCTGCGTCGCCTACACACATGGTTGAGAAGAACCATGGGTCAGCAGAGGCTCAATTACCTGGCAGTGATGTCTATTGAGAGGGGACTTGTGTGTGTCACAGACCATAACAGTGTCATGAACCGATTTGCAATGCTCAAACCAAGAAA